A single region of the Streptomyces vilmorinianum genome encodes:
- a CDS encoding lysophospholipid acyltransferase family protein translates to MADAKVIPFDDDRSRARRRPARAARDAAVRALPGQQQGQQGEPDVRGRQGRHGPEEVPQAAQAAQAAVEPEGVDAEAVPGRRSGWERRLAGGLAFLRRRVTGEYEVDEFGYDKELTDQVLMSLVRPLAEKYFRVEVKGVENIPAEGGALVVANHSGTLPLDGLMMQVAVHDHHPAGRHLRLLAADLVFMLPVVNELARKAGHTLACSEDAERLLRAGEIVGVMPEGFKGIGKPFSERYKLQRFGRGGFVSTALRAGVPIVPCSIVGAEEIYPMIGNAKTLARVLGIPYFPITPTFPWLGPLGALPLPTKWTIQFGEPIATDDYPPEAVEDPMLMFNLTDQVREQIQHTLYKLLVQRRSVFF, encoded by the coding sequence ATGGCGGACGCCAAGGTCATTCCGTTCGACGACGACCGCTCACGGGCGCGGCGCCGGCCCGCCAGGGCGGCCAGGGATGCCGCCGTACGCGCTCTGCCGGGCCAGCAGCAGGGCCAGCAGGGCGAGCCGGACGTTCGGGGCCGACAGGGGCGGCACGGGCCCGAGGAGGTCCCGCAGGCCGCGCAGGCCGCCCAGGCGGCGGTGGAGCCGGAGGGCGTCGACGCCGAGGCCGTGCCGGGGCGCCGGAGCGGGTGGGAGCGGCGGCTCGCGGGTGGGCTGGCCTTTCTGCGGCGGCGGGTGACCGGCGAGTACGAGGTCGACGAGTTCGGTTACGACAAGGAGCTCACCGACCAGGTCCTGATGTCGTTGGTGCGGCCGCTTGCCGAGAAGTACTTCCGGGTGGAAGTGAAGGGCGTGGAGAACATCCCCGCCGAGGGCGGCGCGTTGGTCGTCGCGAACCACTCCGGGACGCTGCCGCTGGACGGCCTGATGATGCAGGTCGCCGTCCACGACCATCACCCGGCCGGCCGCCATCTGCGGCTGCTCGCCGCCGATCTGGTCTTCATGCTGCCGGTGGTCAACGAGCTGGCCCGCAAGGCCGGACACACGCTGGCCTGCTCCGAGGACGCGGAGCGGCTGCTGCGGGCCGGGGAGATCGTGGGCGTGATGCCGGAGGGGTTCAAGGGCATCGGGAAGCCGTTCAGCGAGCGGTACAAGCTGCAGCGCTTCGGCCGGGGTGGCTTCGTCTCGACGGCGCTGCGGGCCGGGGTGCCGATCGTGCCGTGTTCGATCGTGGGCGCGGAGGAGATCTACCCGATGATCGGCAACGCGAAGACGCTGGCGCGGGTGCTGGGCATTCCGTACTTCCCGATCACGCCGACGTTTCCCTGGTTGGGGCCGCTGGGCGCGCTGCCGCTGCCGACGAAGTGGACGATCCAGTTCGGTGAGCCGATCGCGACGGACGACTATCCGCCGGAGGCGGTGGAGGACCCGATGCTGATGTTCAACCTGACGGACCAGGTCCGCGAGCAGATCCAGCACACGCTGTACAAGCTGCTGGTGCAGCGCAGGTCGGTGTTCTTCTGA
- a CDS encoding DUF5667 domain-containing protein — MIANVSAHRRANAFAQALEDRASEGAAAEQPEASAEPAEQGRLLALANGLGELPKPEMDPEVKVVQRAQLVAAMEAMLAEGSAAAGPTVPEQRTSSGRGTHRASPLRKLRPRSRWSKGIAAGGLTVGVAAGAFSGVAAASSDALPGDSLYGLKRGMEDIKLGMADDDADRGGIYLDQASTRLSEARRLMERGRAGDLDHESLSEIRRVLGGMKHDASEGHRLLRQAYERDGEIGPMARLNSFAQAHRGTWKGLRDRLPVQLTDVGNEVNDVFVAIDEEVEPLQGMLPRTPEKGAVGTNSPGSPQDTPRTQTQRPPSSPAAPSTGGEGSTRPQPSGSGSGTGSPENDGLLGGNTGGLLDTPPTGTLPSPSTDQSAPPMPDVTLPPLLPGLLPGLGIDSEDTR, encoded by the coding sequence GTGATCGCGAACGTATCGGCGCACCGGCGGGCGAACGCCTTCGCCCAGGCCCTGGAGGATCGGGCGTCCGAGGGCGCGGCGGCCGAGCAGCCCGAGGCATCGGCCGAACCGGCCGAGCAAGGGCGGCTGTTGGCGCTGGCGAACGGTCTCGGCGAGCTGCCGAAACCGGAGATGGACCCCGAGGTCAAGGTGGTGCAACGAGCCCAGCTCGTCGCCGCCATGGAAGCGATGCTCGCGGAGGGGAGCGCAGCCGCGGGCCCTACGGTGCCGGAGCAGCGGACATCGAGCGGACGGGGAACCCACCGGGCCTCCCCGCTCCGGAAATTGCGCCCCCGCTCCCGCTGGTCGAAGGGCATCGCCGCGGGGGGCCTCACGGTCGGTGTGGCCGCGGGCGCTTTCAGCGGTGTGGCCGCTGCGAGTTCCGACGCCCTTCCCGGTGACTCGCTCTACGGGCTGAAGCGCGGCATGGAAGACATCAAGCTCGGAATGGCCGACGACGACGCCGACCGGGGCGGGATCTACCTGGACCAGGCGTCGACCCGGCTCAGCGAGGCCCGCAGGCTCATGGAGCGCGGCCGCGCCGGCGACCTCGACCACGAGTCGCTCAGCGAGATCCGCCGCGTCCTCGGCGGCATGAAGCACGACGCCTCCGAGGGCCACCGGCTGCTGCGCCAGGCGTACGAACGGGACGGCGAGATCGGCCCGATGGCCCGGCTGAACTCCTTCGCCCAAGCCCACCGCGGCACCTGGAAGGGCCTGCGCGACCGGCTGCCCGTCCAGCTCACCGACGTCGGCAACGAGGTGAACGACGTCTTCGTCGCCATAGACGAAGAGGTCGAGCCGCTCCAGGGGATGCTCCCCCGCACCCCGGAGAAGGGCGCCGTCGGCACCAACAGCCCCGGCTCCCCGCAGGACACCCCGCGTACGCAGACCCAGCGCCCGCCGTCCTCCCCCGCAGCCCCCTCCACGGGCGGCGAAGGCTCCACCCGGCCCCAGCCCTCAGGCTCCGGCTCGGGCACGGGCTCCCCGGAGAACGACGGCCTGCTGGGCGGGAACACGGGCGGACTGCTCGACACCCCGCCGACCGGCACACTCCCCAGCCCGTCGACCGACCAGTCGGCACCCCCGATGCCGGACGTCACCCTTCCGCCCCTGCTGCCGGGCCTGCTCCCCGGCCTGGGCATCGACAGCGAGGACACCCGCTAG
- a CDS encoding ECF subfamily RNA polymerase sigma factor, BldN family, whose translation MYPHVGVDASGLATLRATVLDHLRGFVPTAYAGPVPAFAFAAPAPAGPCYALAESGAAVGRRGSRGGTGTSTAARRPTADSDSARMMDLVERAQAGEAEAFGRLYDQYSDTVYRYIYYRVGGKATAEDLTSETFLRALRRISTFTWQGRDFGAWLVTIARNLVADHFKSSRFRLEVTTGEMLDANEVERSPEDSVLESLSNAALLDAVRRLNPQQQECVTLRFLQGLSVAETARVMGKNEGAIKTLQYRAVRTLARLLPDDAR comes from the coding sequence GTGTACCCACACGTCGGGGTTGACGCCTCGGGCCTGGCTACGCTGCGCGCAACGGTCCTCGACCACTTGCGCGGCTTCGTCCCCACCGCGTACGCCGGCCCTGTCCCCGCCTTTGCCTTCGCCGCACCGGCACCCGCCGGTCCTTGCTATGCCCTCGCCGAGAGCGGAGCCGCTGTCGGCAGACGGGGCAGCCGCGGCGGCACCGGAACCTCGACCGCCGCCCGCCGCCCCACCGCCGACAGCGACAGCGCGCGCATGATGGACCTCGTCGAGCGCGCCCAGGCCGGTGAGGCCGAGGCCTTCGGCCGCCTGTACGACCAGTACAGCGACACCGTCTACCGCTACATCTACTACCGCGTCGGCGGGAAGGCGACCGCGGAGGACCTCACCAGCGAGACGTTCCTGCGCGCCCTGCGCCGGATCTCCACCTTCACCTGGCAGGGCCGCGACTTCGGTGCCTGGCTGGTCACCATCGCCCGCAACCTGGTAGCCGACCACTTCAAGTCGAGCCGCTTCCGCCTCGAAGTGACCACGGGCGAGATGCTCGACGCCAACGAGGTCGAACGCAGCCCGGAGGACTCCGTCCTGGAGTCCCTCTCCAACGCCGCCCTCCTCGACGCCGTCCGCCGCCTCAACCCCCAGCAGCAGGAGTGCGTGACCCTGCGCTTCCTGCAGGGCCTCTCGGTCGCCGAGACGGCCCGGGTCATGGGCAAGAACGAGGGTGCGATCAAGACCCTCCAGTACCGGGCCGTGCGCACCCTCGCGCGCCTGCTCCCGGACGACGCCCGCTGA
- a CDS encoding HAD family hydrolase, with product MAAMGWLTPRRRSATARSVLAGEAAAEAARKTSQQLELERETAARAEPAEPEFPVVGDAEAAAFFDLDNTVMQGAAIFHFGRGLYKRKFFQRRELARFAWQQAWFRLAGVEDPEHMQDARDSALSIVKGHRVSELMSIGEEIYDEYMADRIWPGTRALAQAHLDAGQKVWLVTAAPVETATIIARRLGLTGALGTVAESIDGVYTGKLVGEPLHGPAKAEAVRALAAAEGLDLNRCAAYSDSHNDIPMLSLVGHPYAINPDTKLRKHARAREWRLRDYRTGRKAAKVGIPAAAGVGALAGGTAAAVALHRRRR from the coding sequence ATGGCCGCAATGGGATGGCTCACCCCCCGTAGGCGCTCCGCCACCGCGCGCAGCGTTCTGGCAGGCGAGGCCGCCGCGGAGGCGGCGCGCAAGACCTCGCAACAGCTCGAACTGGAGCGGGAGACAGCGGCGCGGGCCGAGCCCGCCGAGCCCGAGTTCCCGGTCGTCGGGGACGCCGAGGCCGCCGCCTTCTTCGACCTCGACAACACCGTCATGCAGGGCGCCGCGATCTTCCACTTCGGCCGCGGCCTGTACAAGCGGAAGTTCTTCCAGCGCCGTGAACTGGCCCGCTTCGCCTGGCAGCAGGCGTGGTTCCGGCTGGCCGGCGTCGAGGACCCGGAGCACATGCAGGACGCCCGCGACAGCGCCCTGTCCATCGTCAAGGGTCACCGCGTCTCCGAGCTGATGTCGATCGGCGAGGAGATCTACGACGAGTACATGGCCGACCGCATCTGGCCCGGCACCCGCGCGCTCGCCCAGGCCCACCTCGACGCCGGGCAGAAGGTCTGGCTCGTCACGGCCGCCCCCGTCGAGACGGCCACGATCATCGCCCGCCGCCTCGGCCTGACCGGCGCGCTCGGCACCGTCGCCGAGTCGATCGACGGCGTCTATACGGGCAAGCTGGTCGGCGAGCCCCTGCACGGCCCGGCCAAGGCGGAGGCCGTACGCGCGCTGGCCGCCGCCGAGGGCCTGGACCTCAACCGCTGCGCCGCCTACAGCGACTCCCACAACGACATCCCGATGCTCTCGCTGGTCGGTCACCCGTACGCCATCAACCCGGACACCAAGCTGCGCAAGCACGCCAGGGCGCGCGAATGGCGACTGCGGGACTACCGGACGGGCCGCAAGGCGGCCAAGGTCGGCATCCCGGCCGCCGCGGGCGTCGGCGCGCTGGCGGGCGGCACGGCCGCCGCGGTCGCCCTGCACCGCCGCCGCCGCTGA
- a CDS encoding glutaredoxin family protein, giving the protein MDGMFGRTKKKDTPAAPVASSRTVTLIGKPGCHLCDDARAVIEAVCAETGASWEEKDITQDEELHREYWEQIPVVLVDGEQHTFWRVDAGRLRRELGG; this is encoded by the coding sequence ATGGACGGCATGTTTGGACGGACGAAGAAGAAGGACACCCCCGCCGCTCCCGTCGCCTCCTCGCGGACCGTGACGCTGATCGGCAAGCCGGGCTGTCATCTGTGCGACGACGCCCGGGCCGTGATCGAGGCCGTCTGCGCCGAGACCGGAGCGAGCTGGGAGGAGAAGGACATCACTCAGGACGAGGAGCTCCACCGCGAGTACTGGGAGCAGATCCCCGTGGTCCTGGTCGACGGCGAGCAGCACACCTTCTGGCGCGTGGACGCCGGCCGGCTCCGCCGTGAACTGGGTGGCTGA
- a CDS encoding redox-sensing transcriptional repressor Rex, with product MATGRTHRPATRSRGIPEATVARLPLYLRALTALSERSVPTVSSEELAAAAGVNSAKLRKDFSYLGSYGTRGVGYDVEYLVYQISRELGLTQDWPVVIVGIGNLGAALAGYGGFASRGFRVAALIDADPAMTGKPVAGIPVQHSDDLEKIISEDGVSIGVIATPAGVAQQVCDRLVAAGVTSILNFAPTVLSVPDGVDVRKVDLSIELQILAFHEQRKAGEEAESETTAAAAAAAAVPTPPTALGAGAGEPQRKGAGRKGPDGDVPAVMPA from the coding sequence GTGGCAACTGGCCGAACTCACCGACCGGCGACCCGCAGCCGAGGAATTCCCGAGGCCACCGTCGCCCGGCTTCCGCTGTATCTGCGTGCGCTCACCGCACTGTCGGAGCGGTCCGTACCCACGGTTTCCTCCGAGGAGCTCGCAGCCGCCGCGGGGGTCAACTCCGCGAAGCTGCGCAAGGACTTCAGCTACCTCGGCTCGTACGGGACGCGAGGCGTCGGCTACGACGTCGAGTACCTCGTCTACCAGATCTCCCGCGAGCTCGGCCTGACCCAGGACTGGCCCGTCGTCATCGTCGGTATCGGTAACCTCGGCGCCGCGCTCGCCGGCTACGGCGGGTTCGCCTCCCGTGGCTTCCGCGTCGCCGCGCTGATCGACGCCGACCCCGCCATGACCGGCAAGCCGGTCGCCGGGATCCCCGTCCAGCACAGCGACGACCTCGAGAAGATCATCAGCGAGGACGGCGTCTCCATCGGTGTCATCGCGACCCCGGCCGGCGTCGCCCAGCAGGTCTGCGACCGGCTCGTGGCCGCCGGGGTCACCTCCATCCTGAACTTCGCCCCGACCGTGCTCTCCGTTCCCGACGGCGTGGACGTGCGCAAGGTCGACCTCTCCATCGAGCTGCAGATCCTCGCCTTCCACGAGCAGCGCAAGGCCGGCGAGGAGGCGGAGTCCGAGACCACCGCTGCCGCTGCCGCTGCCGCCGCTGTGCCGACGCCGCCCACGGCCCTCGGTGCCGGAGCCGGCGAACCCCAGCGCAAGGGCGCGGGCCGCAAGGGACCCGACGGGGACGTCCCCGCCGTGATGCCGGCATGA
- a CDS encoding glutamyl-tRNA reductase: MSLLVVGLSHRSAPVSVLERASLAADTQAKLLQDTLAAEPAAEGAVLATCNRIELYADVDKFHAGVAELSTLLAQHSGVGLEELTPYLYVHYEDRAVHHLFSVACGLDSMVVGEGQILGQIKDALALGQELHTAGRLLNDLFQQALRVGKRAHSETGIDRAGQSLVTFGLQQLADGTDVNAWSAGKRALVIGAGSMSSLAAATLARAGVAEIVIANRTSARAERLVEILTEPGGSSGGGTGVAARAVEMVAVGDELTRADVVISCTGATGLVLTGEAVETAMKDRTAPLALLDLAMPRDIDAAAHRMPGVRLVDIESLAEASADAPMAADVDQVRALVSDEVAAFGAAQRAAHITPTVVALRTMAADVVAGEVARLEGRLPDLDDKQRAEITQTVRRVVDKLLHAPTVRVKQLASEPGGAGYADALRTLFDLDPETVASVSRADLNDADVKNRGRV, translated from the coding sequence ATGAGTCTCCTCGTCGTCGGTCTCAGCCACCGCAGCGCCCCGGTCAGCGTCCTCGAGCGGGCCTCGCTCGCCGCGGACACGCAGGCCAAGCTGCTGCAGGACACCCTCGCCGCCGAACCGGCCGCCGAGGGCGCGGTCCTGGCCACCTGCAACCGCATCGAGCTCTACGCCGACGTGGACAAGTTCCACGCCGGTGTCGCCGAGTTGTCCACGCTGCTCGCCCAGCACAGCGGCGTCGGCCTCGAAGAGCTGACCCCTTATCTCTACGTGCACTACGAGGACCGGGCCGTCCACCACCTCTTCTCGGTGGCCTGTGGGCTCGACTCCATGGTCGTCGGCGAGGGCCAGATCCTCGGCCAGATCAAGGACGCCCTCGCGCTCGGCCAGGAGCTGCACACCGCCGGCCGGCTCCTCAACGACCTGTTCCAGCAGGCGCTGCGGGTCGGCAAGCGCGCCCACAGCGAGACCGGCATCGACCGGGCCGGGCAGTCGCTCGTCACCTTCGGGCTCCAGCAGCTCGCCGACGGTACGGACGTGAACGCCTGGTCGGCCGGCAAGCGCGCCCTGGTCATCGGCGCCGGCTCGATGTCCTCGCTGGCCGCCGCCACGCTCGCGCGCGCCGGCGTCGCCGAGATCGTGATCGCCAACCGTACGTCCGCCCGCGCCGAGCGGCTCGTGGAGATCCTCACCGAGCCCGGGGGCAGCTCCGGGGGAGGTACGGGAGTGGCCGCGCGCGCGGTCGAGATGGTTGCCGTCGGCGACGAACTGACACGTGCCGACGTCGTCATCTCCTGCACCGGCGCCACCGGACTCGTCCTGACCGGCGAGGCCGTCGAGACCGCGATGAAGGACCGCACGGCCCCGCTCGCGCTGCTCGACCTCGCCATGCCCCGCGACATCGACGCCGCCGCCCACCGCATGCCGGGTGTCCGGCTCGTCGACATCGAGTCGCTGGCGGAGGCCTCCGCCGACGCCCCGATGGCCGCCGACGTCGACCAGGTGCGCGCCCTCGTCTCCGACGAGGTGGCCGCCTTCGGCGCCGCCCAGCGCGCCGCGCACATCACCCCGACCGTGGTCGCCCTGCGCACCATGGCCGCCGACGTGGTCGCGGGCGAGGTGGCCCGGCTCGAGGGCCGGCTGCCCGACCTCGACGACAAGCAGCGCGCGGAGATCACCCAGACCGTGCGCCGGGTGGTCGACAAGCTCCTGCACGCGCCGACCGTGCGGGTCAAGCAGCTGGCCAGCGAGCCCGGCGGCGCCGGGTACGCCGACGCGCTGCGGACACTCTTCGACCTCGACCCGGAGACGGTCGCCTCCGTCTCCCGGGCCGACCTGAATGACGCCGACGTCAAGAACCGAGGGCGAGTATGA
- the hemC gene encoding hydroxymethylbilane synthase, whose translation MTERAQRALRLGTRRSKLAMAQSGHVADAVRQLTGRPVELVEITTYGDVSREHLAQIGGTGVFVTALRDALLAGEVDFAVHSLKDLPTAQPEDLALAAIPRREDPRDVLVARAGLTLERLPQGARIGTGSPRRMAQLNAYARSHGLTIETVPIRGNIDTRVGYVHKGELDAVVLAAAGLNRIGGTEELTGSLSLDFLSVDSVLPAPGQGALAIECAASNADLVAALAELDDPHTRAAVTAERSLLAALEAGCSAPVGALADLLAEDSGRGQIVTEMRLRGVVGTTDGSTLVQLSTTGPVPASYDEAMALGRELADEMLAKGAAGLMGERAL comes from the coding sequence ATGACCGAGAGGGCCCAGAGGGCACTGAGGCTCGGGACCAGGCGCAGCAAGCTCGCCATGGCCCAGTCCGGGCATGTGGCCGATGCCGTCCGGCAGTTGACCGGCCGGCCCGTCGAGCTCGTGGAGATCACGACGTACGGGGACGTCTCCCGTGAGCACCTCGCGCAGATCGGCGGTACGGGAGTCTTCGTCACCGCGCTGCGCGACGCGCTCCTGGCGGGCGAGGTGGACTTCGCCGTCCACTCGCTGAAGGACCTGCCGACCGCGCAGCCGGAGGATTTGGCCCTGGCCGCGATCCCGCGCCGCGAGGACCCGCGCGACGTGCTGGTGGCCCGTGCCGGGCTGACGCTCGAGCGGCTTCCGCAGGGCGCCCGGATCGGCACCGGTTCGCCGCGCCGGATGGCCCAGCTGAACGCCTACGCGCGCAGCCACGGGCTGACCATCGAGACCGTGCCGATCCGCGGGAACATCGACACCCGCGTCGGATACGTGCACAAGGGCGAGCTGGACGCGGTGGTTCTCGCCGCGGCCGGTCTCAACCGCATCGGCGGGACGGAGGAGCTCACCGGCTCCCTGTCGCTCGACTTCCTGTCGGTCGACTCCGTCCTGCCCGCCCCCGGCCAGGGGGCACTGGCGATCGAGTGCGCGGCGTCCAATGCCGACCTCGTCGCCGCGCTCGCCGAGCTCGACGACCCGCACACCCGGGCCGCCGTGACCGCCGAGCGCTCCCTGCTCGCCGCCCTGGAGGCCGGCTGCTCCGCACCCGTGGGTGCGCTGGCCGACCTGCTGGCCGAGGATTCCGGCCGCGGGCAGATTGTCACTGAAATGCGCCTGCGCGGCGTCGTCGGTACCACCGACGGCTCGACGCTGGTGCAGCTGTCCACCACCGGTCCCGTACCCGCGTCGTACGACGAGGCGATGGCGCTCGGACGCGAACTCGCGGACGAGATGCTCGC